The Paeniglutamicibacter sulfureus genome includes a region encoding these proteins:
- a CDS encoding MFS transporter has protein sequence MKSPEASATKKQKNTVHWVVAIAAIALIFDGYDLVVYGTVVSTLLNDPTQLGAIGPATAGVLGSWALFGVMVGALVTGAIGDYLGRRKIMIAGIIWFSVGMGLTALAPNVIAFGALRFATGIGVGALVATAGAVVAEFAPKGKRNYYNAIVYSGVPVGGVLASLLAIVLLDLVGWRGLFFIGATPLLFLLPMALAKLPESPQWLMARGRTEEAERVSIRTGVPIAETAPTHGAHALVSEPVDTKIGFRALASKKYALPTLLLGLMSFAGLMLTYGLNTWLPQIMTQFGYGKSYSLAFLLVLNAGAVFGGLIASVGADRVGAKRVVSTTFFLAAVAMVMLTLQLPFGILLGLVAVAGVGTIGTQVLIYGFVSNYYNSAARGAGVAWCAGFGRLGGIFGPLIGGLLIAAGVQNHVAFYVFAGVAIVGAMVTAFVPLRNSETQLPAGSAARVKIAK, from the coding sequence GTGAAATCACCGGAAGCAAGCGCCACCAAGAAGCAAAAAAACACCGTCCACTGGGTCGTCGCCATCGCCGCGATCGCCCTGATCTTTGATGGATACGACCTGGTCGTCTACGGCACCGTCGTCTCCACCCTGCTCAATGACCCGACCCAGCTCGGTGCAATCGGACCGGCCACCGCAGGTGTGCTGGGAAGCTGGGCACTGTTCGGGGTCATGGTCGGGGCCTTGGTCACCGGCGCGATCGGTGACTACCTCGGCCGCCGCAAGATCATGATCGCCGGCATCATCTGGTTCTCCGTGGGCATGGGCCTGACCGCCCTGGCCCCGAACGTCATCGCTTTCGGCGCCCTGCGCTTCGCCACCGGAATCGGCGTCGGCGCACTGGTTGCCACCGCAGGTGCGGTCGTGGCCGAATTCGCACCCAAGGGCAAGCGCAACTACTACAACGCCATCGTCTACTCCGGTGTCCCCGTGGGCGGGGTCCTGGCATCACTGCTGGCCATCGTCCTGCTGGACCTTGTCGGCTGGCGCGGGCTCTTCTTCATCGGCGCAACCCCGCTGCTCTTCCTGCTGCCCATGGCGCTGGCAAAGCTGCCCGAGTCCCCGCAATGGCTCATGGCCCGCGGCCGCACCGAGGAAGCCGAGCGCGTCTCGATCCGCACCGGCGTCCCGATCGCAGAAACGGCCCCGACGCACGGTGCCCACGCACTTGTATCCGAACCGGTCGACACGAAGATCGGCTTCCGGGCACTGGCCTCCAAGAAGTACGCCCTGCCCACCTTGTTGCTGGGCCTGATGAGCTTCGCCGGCCTGATGCTGACCTACGGCCTGAACACCTGGCTGCCGCAGATCATGACCCAGTTCGGCTACGGCAAGTCCTACTCGCTCGCCTTCCTGCTGGTACTCAATGCCGGCGCCGTCTTCGGCGGGTTGATTGCCTCCGTGGGCGCCGATCGCGTCGGTGCCAAGCGCGTGGTTTCCACGACGTTCTTCCTCGCCGCGGTGGCCATGGTGATGCTGACCCTGCAGCTTCCCTTCGGAATCCTGCTCGGGCTGGTTGCCGTGGCAGGCGTGGGTACCATCGGCACGCAGGTGCTGATCTACGGGTTCGTGTCCAACTACTACAACAGCGCCGCCCGCGGCGCCGGGGTTGCCTGGTGCGCCGGATTCGGCCGCCTGGGCGGCATCTTCGGGCCGTTGATCGGCGGACTGCTCATCGCAGCAGGCGTGCAAAACCACGTCGCCTTCTACGTCTTCGCGGGAGTTGCTATCGTTGGTGCAATGGTGACCGCCTTTGTTCCCTTGCGCAACTCCGAGACCCAGCTGCCGGCCGGCTCCGCGGCACGGGTCAAGATCGCCAAGTAA